In Deinococcus psychrotolerans, the genomic window GCATGAAGCGCTGAGGCTAGAGCCGGACAACACCGACGCCCTCGCCTCGCTCTCGCAGCTCCACCTGATGATGAATCAGCCCAAGCTCGCTCAGACGCACGCCGCCGCCGCTCTGCACCTTGAGCCGCAGCACCGCATGGCTCAGCTTTTTCTGGCTCAGGCGCTCCTGGACCTTCGGCAACCCACGCGAGCCGAACACCTGTTGCGTGCCCTGCTCGCCGATGATCCCAACTTTGCTCCAGCGCTGAACTTGCTTGCGCGGGTCAGTCTCCGTCAGGGCCGCGCTGAGGAAGCCTTCGCGGCGGCGCTGGCGGCCATTCGGCTCGACCCCGCCAATGCCGCAGCGCAGGAGCAGTTTAGAGCGCTGGTTCACGAGTATTTGCCGTTTCCATTTTCGCGGCAATCGCCAGCGTGGCGCTTTATTATCGTGCCACAGGCCATGATTCTCGTGCCTGTTCTGGGGCTGGGCGTCTGGGTTCGCACGCTTTACCGCGTCCGCAAGCTCAGCCCCCAGATGCGGGCGCAGATTCGGCGGGTGCGGGTGTATCAGGTGAAGTGGCGCACGCCATTGGGCCTTTACCTGCTCTTTTGGGCTGCCATTTTCCTGTTTGTCTTTGCGCTGCCCCACCTGCCCGCCCGCCTTCAGCCCGGCTTGACTGAGGCAGCAGGGTTTCTGGTCGTGGCGTTCTCTGCTGGCGGGGTGCTGTGGCTGATCTTCCTCGGCGTGCGGAGCGCATACCGCTGGCTGCGTTCCTTTTCACGGTAGCCCAGCCAAGTTCAGCTCAGCGCACCGTACACCCGCGTCAGGTCACGGGTCAGCACCCCCAGATGCAGGGCGTCGCCTTCCGAGCGCAGCACCCGCCCATCCGCGTCAAGCAGCACCAGCGCCACCACCTGCCCCGCCGCGTGGCGAATGTGCAGGTGGCTTTGGCCGCGCAAGCGTTCCTGCTCGGCTCGGCTGAGCAGAGCCCAGGCTTCGTCACTCTCAACCAACCCTAATTGCTGCTCCGGCACGGCGAGGCGGTGGAGTTCGGTTTCCAGCCACGCCACCACGTCGCTCCGGCCTCCGATCAGGCCCTGCCGGATGCTGGGCTGGGGCGAGTTGAGATGAATCTGAGCGCCGCCGCGCCGCGTCACCTGACCGCCCGCCGCCGCAATCAGGGCCATACCCGCCGCAATGTCCCACTCACTGCGCGGCGACATGGTGAAGGTGGCGTCGGCCTCGCCCGCCGCAATCAGGGCCAGCTTGAGAGCGATGCTGCCGGACGGGCGCAGGTTGGCGAGCGGGTAGCGGTGCAACTCGCGCCTGAACTCGGTGTCAGAAACGGAAATAAGAGCTTGTTCAGGCGGGCGGGCGCTGAAACCAGCAGCCTCGCCGTTCTTGAAGACGCCCTCCCCCACCACGCCGCTGTAAAGGGCGTCATGGGCGGGCGCGTTCACCACGCCCAGCACCGCCTCACCGTCGACCGAGAGGCCGATGCTGACGGCGAAATCGGGGCTGCCGTCCACATATTCTTTAGTGCCGTCAATCGGGTCGATGATCCAGACGCGGCGCTTGCTGAGGCGCTCGGCGGTGTCGGTGAGTTCCTCGGAGAGAATGCCGTCTTCGGGAAACTCGGCCCGCAGTCCGGCCACGATCAACTCCGACGCCTCGGTATCGGCCACCGTCACTGGGTCGTCTTTGGAGGTTTTGTAAGCCACTTTGAATCCGGCGGCGCGGTGTTTCAGGAGCAGTTCTCCAGCTTGGCGGGCGAGGTGTTCGGCAATCTGGCGCTCGTGGGCGTAAGTCATGCGCTCAGCATAAAGCGCTCCACTCCCCTAGCTCAGCCCTTGCTTGTGGCCGCGCCGCGCCGCTACACTAACGCCCATGTGCGGCCCCAGCTTTCCGAAGACCCGTTTTGCCGACAACCTGAATGACGATCCCCAGTAGGGGACGCCCCCGAGTTTGACCGCGCCCCCGACTTCAATGAGGAGTCGGGCTTTTTTTGAGCCACCTTTTGAGCCACCAGGAGAGAAATGACCAACCCAACCGAGCCAACCCAGACCCAGCCCAAACTCGCCCGCACCCTGACCCGCGACCTCGGCCAGCTTGAGGGCCAAATGGTCAAGCTGCAAGGCTTCGTCCACGCCCGGCGCGACCTCGGCGGGGTGCAGTTCGTGGTGCTGCGCGACAAAACCGGCCTGGCCCAGTGCGTCGGCAGCCACCTCAGCTTGCCCCTGCCGGAAAGCAGCGTGGAAATTTTGGGCACGGTCAAGGCCCATAAAAAAGCGCCAGGAGGATACGAGGTGCAGGTCGAGAGCATGAAAGTCCTGTCGGCGGCCACTCAGGCCTCGCCGCTGGAAATCCCCAAGATGGAATGGAACGTCAACCCCGAAACCATGCTGGATTACCGCTACGTGTCGCTGCGCGGTCTGCGCGAACGGGCGGCGCTGAAGGTGCAGGGCGAGATCGTCTACGCCTTTCACACCTACCTGCGCTCACAGGGCTTTACCGAAATCAGCACGCCCAAGATCGTCTCGGCGGGCGCGGAGGGCGGCGCGAACCTCTTCAAGCTCGATTATTTCGGCGAGCAGGCTTACCTGGCCCAGAGTCCCCAGCTTTACAAACAGATCATGGTGGGTGTTTTCGAGCGCGTCTACGAGGTGGCCCCGGTCTACCGCGCCGAAGAGCACGCCACCAGCCGCCACCTGAATGAATACCTGTCATTAGACGTGGAAATGGGCTTCATCGACGATGAGGACGACGTGATGGAGCTGGAAACCGGCTTCCTGAGCTTCGCGATGGAGCGCTTAGGCGAAAGCTGCGCCGCCGAGTTCGAGCTGCTGGGCGCGAGTATTCCGAAGGTGCCGCAGCGCATACCCCGCATCACGCTGATGGACGCTAGAGCGCTCGTCACTGAGAAATTCGGGCATCAGGTGGGCGGTAAGGACCTCGACCCCGAAGCCGAGAGATTGCTCTGCCAGCACTACGCCGAGACTGAAGGCAGCGACTTTGTCTTCGTGACCAAGTATCCCCGCGCCGCCCGTCCGTTTTACACCCACGCCGACCACCAAGAAGACGGCAGCCTCAACCCCGATTTGACACGCGGCTTTGATTTGCTGTTCCGGGGCATCGAGATCACCTCCGGCGGTCAGCGCATCCACGACCACGCCATGCTGATGGAGTCGATCGACGCCTACAAAATGAACCGCGAGGCCATGAGCGGCTACTCGGAAGTCTTCAAGTACGGCATGCCCCCGCACGGCGGCTTTGCGATCGGGGCCGAGCGCCTGACCGCCAAACTGCTGGGCATTGCCAACGTCCGGTACGCCCGCGCCTTCCCGCGTGACCGCAACCGCCTGACGCCCTGAAGACAAACAAGGGCAGCACGTCCGGAATTGTAAGAGGGTGTTAAGGCTGAAGTGCTTATCCTGTCCGCACTTTCAAGAAGTGGACGAGTGGACGATTGACGAGCACTTTGCCGCTCGTTCCTCGATATTGATTGGCGTTCCGAAGGAGCAGCTATGAAGCGGTATCTCTGCATTCTCACATTTTTTCTGACGGGTCACCCATTGGCGGCGGCAGCGTCCAGTTCAACTTTAAACTCCGACATTCTGATCAATATTATGGTCACCCCGGCAGAAGCGGCGTGCACCAAAATCCGCATCCGCCTCTGGGAAGAAAACAAGCAGATTCTGGATGTTTACGTGTCTCCAGACGGGAAAAACAAGTTTATGCTCGGCAAGACGTTTCCGAAACTCACCAAAGGCGGCGATTACCGGGTCGTTTCCGAGTGTCTGGATTTGCGAAAGGGCGGCTTCTCCAATTCTGGGGGCCTGAATTTCGTCTACGATGGCCGCCCCCTGATCTTCAACTTCAACACCAGCAGCTACACCATTAGCCGGGGCAGTGTGCATTAGCGCATTTACCCGAATAGATGCCTGAGCAAAACACAGTCTCAGGCATTTATTCGGGTATCGGAAGCTGTATCAGTAGCTAAAAAACACCAGCTCCCCCGGCACTTCAGGCGGAATGGGCCGCGCCTCTGGGGAGCGCAGCGTGCTCGCCAACTCCCGCGCCTGGGCCAGATAAGCCGCATAAGGCACCTCACCCTCCTGACGCGCCGGAACCGGAAAATCAAACAGGTCTGGTAGCGGCTGGTCAGCCGGGTGCGTCCAGGTGCCGGTGTGAAAGTCCATGTCGTACAGCGGCACGAACCGCTCACCAAAGTCCGCCACAAATTCAAGCGCGGAGAGCAGGAATAAAAATTCGGCTTCACTCGTCCACGGCGCGAAATTCAGGCGCGTCCAGCCGGGCTTGAGGCCGCCCAGACCGCCCAGAGCGCAGTGCATGTAGCGCTGACTGGTTTGATCGTCGATATTGAGCAGCGCGTGACCATACGGGCCGGCACAGGCACAACCGCCCCGGGACTGAATCCCGAACAGGTCGTTGAGCAGGCGCACGACCAAGCGGGGATGCAGCATGGAGCTGTCTTCAGTGCGAACCAAAAACGACAGCACCGCCAGCCTCGGTTCGTCCAGGTTGCCCAGCAATTGAAGGCGCGGATGGGTGCGCAAGCGGGCAATGGCGCGGCTGATCAAAGCGTGTTCGCGCTCTGCAATGGCGTCTATGCCGAGGCGCTCTTTGGCTTTGAAGGCCAGCGCCGTGCGAATTTTGCCGAGAATGGCCGGCGTTCCGGCGTCTTCCCGCGCTTCTATATCTTCGACAAAGTGATGGGCCGTGCGGCTGACATAGCTCACCGTACCGCCGCCGGCTGTGGTGGGTGCGCCCGCTGGGTAAATCTGGTTTTGGAAACACAACAAGCCCGGTGTGCCAGGGCCGCCCGCGAATTTGTGGGGGCTGAGAAACACGGCGTCGTAGCCGTCGGGCCGCCCAGAGCGCATGTCGATCTTGAGATACGGCGCACACGCGGCAAAATCGAAGAACGCCAGTGCGCCGTGTGCGTGCAGCAAACGGGCCAGAGCGCGGGTGTCGCTGAGGTAACCCGTCACGTTGCTGGCGGCGCTAAACGAGCCTATTTTCTGGCGGCTGCGGTATTCCGGCGCTTTGAGCAGCGTTCGCAGCGCGTCCAGATCGATTCCGCCTCTCGGACAAAGCGGCACTTCTACCACGTCGGCCAGCGTTTCACGCCAGGTGACTTCGTTGCTGTGGTGCTCATACGGCCCCACGAACACCACCGGACGCTCGTCGGGCGGGAAACTGGCCCGCAGTTTTGCCAGCAAAGTGGGCGGCACCGCCAAGCCTAAAATTTCTTGAAGACGCTTGACCGCTCCGGTACTCCCCGAGCCGCACCACACCAAAGTGCAATTCTTATCCGCGCCAAGCTGGGTTTTGACATACTCACAGGCTTGGTGGGCCAGGTGGGTGGTCATGGCTCCGGTGGCCGAGTCGTCAGTGTGGGTGTTGGCGTACAGCGGCAAAACGCGCTCGACGATAAAGGCTTCACTCGACCGCAGAGCGCGGCCCGAAGCAACGTGATCGGCGTAAGTCACGCGCCGATCGCCGAAGGGGGTGCGAATCACTGTGTCCTGACCGATGAGATCAGTTCTGAACAGCGTGAAGTTATCCATGTGATTCAGTGTACGCTTCCGGATGCCCATTGCCCTGTTCACAGTGCCGAATAGCTGATCCACACAGCCTTTCAAATGACAAGTTAATGGTCATCTGAATTGACATTCGTAAACACTTGGCGCTACACTCGCCGTATGACCGCCACCGACACCCCCACTGACCGCGTCTCCGCGCCGCCGATTCAGGCCCGCTCGTGGGCGATTATCGATTCCACTTTGCGTGAGGGCGAGCAGTTTGCACGCGGCAACTTCAAGACCGACGACAAAATCGAAATTGCCAAAGCCCTCGACGCCTTTGGAGCCGAATACATTGAGTTGACCACCCCAATGGTGAGTGCGGCCACTGCCGCCGACATCCGCAAGCTAGCCAGCCTGAACTTGAAGGCCAAACTGCTGACCCACGTGCGCTGCGCCATGGACGACGTGCAGCGGGCGGTGGATACTGGCGTGGACGGCCTAGATTTGCTGTTCGGCACTTCCAGTTTCTTGCGCGAATTCAGCCACGGCAAAAACATCAGCCAGATTATCGAGTCGGCCCAAACCGTCATCGGCTGGATCAAAGCCAACCACCCCAATTTGGAATTGCGCTTTTCGGCAGAAGACACCTTCCGCAGCGAAGAAGCCGATTTGATGGCCGTCTATAAAGCCGTCAGCGATCTGGGCGTACACCGAGTGGGTCTGGCCGACACGGTGGGGGTCGCCACGCCGAGGCAGGTCTATACGCTGGTGCGCGAGGTTCGCAAAGTCATTCACAGCGAGTGCGGCATCGAGTTTCACGGCCACAACGACACCGGCTGCGCGATCAGCAACGCTTACGAAGCGGTTGAAGCTGGAGCCACCCACATCGACACCACCATTTTGGGCATCGGCGAGCGCAACGGCATCACCCCGCTCGGCGGCTTCTTGGCCCGCATGTTCACTCTTGATCCGCAGGGCCTGATCGACAAATACAATCTCGATATGCTGCCCCAGTTGGATCAAATGATTGCCCGGATGGTGGGCTTGTCTATTCCCTGGAACAATTACCTCACCGGCGAGTTTGCTTACAACCACAAAGCCGGAATGCACCTCAAAGCGATTTATCTCAATCCCGGCGCTTATGAAGCGATTCCGCCGGAGGTTTTCGGGGTGGGCCGGCGCATTCAGGCCGCCAGCAAAGTGACCGGCAAACACGCCATCGCTTATAAAGCCCGCGAAATGGGCCTGCACTACGGCGAGGACGCGCTGCGGCGCGTGACCGATCACATCAAGGCCTTGGCCGAACAAGACGAACTGGACGACGCCCACTTGGAGAAATTGCTGCGCGAATGGGTTTCGGCTTAGGGCAGCGGCCCAGCACAGGAAGCCATGTTAAAGTTCGGGCATGCCTGAAGAACTCGCCCACTACCGATCACGCGGAGCCAGAGCGCTGGTGCTGCTCCACGAACAGCAGCTTCGGCAGTGCGTGGAGGCAGTGAAACAAGCGAAGGCACAAGGGATCAGCTTGCCGATTACAGCAGAGGAGCATTACCAATCGCTCGACGTCTTGCTCCACCACATCCTGCGCTCGGCCAGAATTTATCTACTCAGAATCTGCCAGAACCTCAAGCTGCCCACGCCTGAAATTGGGCCTGTGCCGGACATCGGGAACTTGCCTACGCAGACCGATCAGTACCTCGACGATCTGCTGGCGCGTTGGCGCTTGCCTTTGGCCGCCGTGACAGACGCTCAAATGGAACCTGACCCCGAACTCTACTTCGCCGGAATGCCGTACTGGGTAGACGCCATGCTGGAACACGCGGTGATGCACCCGGTTCGGCACGAATTTCAGCTCAGGGAACTGATGCGGCAGGGGTGAGATGCAACTGACCCGCACCACGCCCGCCGCCCTCAGCCGCGTTCTGAAGCGGGTCAGCAGCTTGAATCCGACCTACAGTCACATCGGCGTCACGCTTGATCCGCAAACCGAGATGGAGCAGCACACCGTTTTGCTCGGCACCGGTCAGGCGACCTTTGAACGCGGCAAGGCGGCTCTGAGGAGCTGGCAGACCCATCAATCGCGCTGGCTGCGGCTGTACCCGGACGACCAGCCGCCCGCCGAGGGGCAAACCGTCTTGGTGTTGCTCACCGGCGCGGGCCTGTGTTTGGCTTTCGGCTGCCGCGTCGTGCGCGTGCTGGACGGCGTCAGGCAATACGGCTTTGCTTACGGCAGCTTGCCCGGCCACCCTGAACGCGGCGAGGAATTGTTTGTGGTGGAGTGGCACCCAGATGACCGCGTGACCTTCAGTCTGAGCGCCGATAGCCAGCCTGCCCATGGGTTTTACCGTTTGGGGCGGCCTTTCGGACAGCTTGTGCGCTCGCTCGGTACCCGGCAGTATTTGAATTCTGTGCGGCGGGCGGCACAATAGCTCCCAGATGACTGCTCAGATGACCGATGCCCCCCCCACTTCTTACCGCGTTTACGCCGCGCCGCGCACCGAAGGCGGCAAACTCGTTTCACTGTTCACGGCTGCCGAGGGCGATTTGCAGGCTCAGGCCAAGCAAGCCGGCACGCCGCTTTCAGTCTTCATCGAGGCGGCGGACACGGGCGGCGCACACCTGCGCGTCTTCACGCCCCTGCGCGACAAGGGCGAGAGCGACAGCGCGGCGATAGCAGCCCTAAGCCACCTCCAGGCGGCGGGCCAGATTGCCGATGTCTCAAGCGTCTGGATGAACGGCCAAGAATTTCCTGCTCAGCTTTGCGGCGGCGAGTGGCTGCTGAAGCAGGGCGACGTAAGCGTGAGCGCCGCGCCGGGAGCAGCTGTGAGCAGCCTCGGCCTGACTTTCGAATATGTCCAGATCGCCAGCACGAACCGACCCAACCTCATTTTGGAAGTGCCGACGCTGGAGGCTTTGACTTCGTTTCAACCTGATTTTGAACAAATAAAGCAATTGGGCCGCGCCACCGCCACCACCGGCCTGATCGTCTACACCTTGGAAGCTGAACGCGCCGAGGTGAGCTTGAGGGCGTTCGGGCCGCTGAAGGGCTTTGACGAGGACGCCGCCAGCAGCAACATGTTCGCCTGCTTGGTGGGAGCCCTCAGCGTGCGCGGAGCGCTGCCCAAAGACGAACCGCTGGTGCGCGGCCTTCAGATGATGCCGGGGCAACCCTCCCGCCTCAGCGCCCAGTACCTCCCACAGCCGAGCGGAGCCAGCGAGGTCTGGGTGGGGGGCGCGGCCCGCAGACTCGAACCATGAGCGAACTCCACTTCAGCGCCCCGACCTTGAGTGACCTGAAACGCGACGTTTCATTCTCGGCGGTGCTGGCCGGATTTATCGCGGTGTTGGTCGGCGCGGCCAGCAGCATCGGCCTCGTGATTGCCGCTGCCCAAGCCGCCCACCTGAGCCCCGCCCAGACCAGCAGTTGGATTTTCAGCGTCTACATCAGCATCGCCGTCAGCGGGTGGCTGCTGAGCTGGCGCTACCGCGCTCCGATTCTGACGGCTTGGACGACACCCGGACTGGCGCTGATTGCCACGCAGGCCAGCGCCTTGACCTTGCCGGAGATGATCGGCGCGTACTTGATCAGCGCCGCCCTGATCACCGCCATCGGCATCAGCGGGGCCTTCGAGCGCATCACGGCGCGGATTCCGGGGCCTCTGGCCGCCGCGCTGCTGGCAGGCGTGCTGATTCCCTTCGTGATCAGCGCCTTCAAAGTGCTGCCGACTGCGCCGCTGCTGGTGGGCGCAATGATAGGCGGCTTTTTGATCGGTCGGGTGCTTGCGCCGCGCTACGCCGTGCTGCTCTCACTGCTGGCAGGCGTGGCCGTGGCCGTGCTGACCGGGCAAGTCGGGGCCGCTGGCGGAGCGGGCGTGTTCGGCACGCTGGTCTTCACCGCGCCCCACTTCACGCTTCACGGGCTGCTCTCGCTGGCCCTGCCGATGACCCTGCTGACGCTAGCCTCACAAAACCTGCCGGGCGTGGCGGTGTTGCGAACCTTCGGCTATGGGCGGGTACCGACCTCGCCGCTGATCTGGGCCACCGGCCTGACTTCGCTGCTGTCGGCTCCCTTTGGAGCGCACACCACCAACCTCGCTGCCATCACCGCCGCCATCGGCGCGGGCGAGGAAAGCCATCCCGACCCGGCGCGGCGCTACGTGGCAGGCTTGTCGTGCGCCTTTTTCTATTTGTTGCTGGGCATTTTCGCGGGCTGGGTGGCGGGCGCAGTGGGGGCCGTGCCGCCCGCCTTCATCGCTGCACTGGCGGGCCTGGCACTGCTCGGCACGGCAACGAACAGTCTGGTTTCGGCGCTGGGCGAGGCCGATTGGCGCGAGGCCGCCGCCGTCACCGTTTTCGTCACCGCCTCGGGGCTGAGCTGGTGGGGACTGGGCAGCGCCGTATGGGGCGTGGTGCTGGGCGGAGCGCTGGGCTGGGGCCTGCGGCGTAGAAACGGGTAAAGGACTGATCACAAAGCCGAGCCAGCAAACGCCCAATTCTCAAAAGAAAACGCCCAAACTGCTCCCAGAGAAGCGGTTTGGGCGGTGCCGATTGAGTTTAAGCGGCTTGCTTGTTGCTGTGGGCGCTCTTGGCGTTCTCCACCAGCATGGCAAAGGCTTCCGGCTCGCGGGCGGCAATATCGGCCAGCACCTTGCGGTTGAGGTCGATACCGGCCAACTTCAGTCCGGCGATGAAGTTGGAGTAGTTCATGCCGTGGAGGCGGGCACCGGCGTTAATGCGCTGAATCCAGAGGCGGCGGTAATCGCGCTTTTTGTTGCGGCGATCGCGGTACTCGTAAGTCGCGGCGTTGAGCAGCGTCTGGAAGGCCATCTTGTACTGCTTGGAGCGTGAACCCCAAAAGCCCTTGGCCCGCTTGAGCACCTTCTTGTGACGGCGGCGGCGGACAATACCTGTTTTGGTGCGTGGCATAGTTTATTTCCCTCCCGGCAGAGCAAGTTTCATACGCGCCCACTCGCTCTTGGCCAGCACAAAGCCTTTGCCTTTGTTGCTGATGTCCGAGCCGCTCTTGCCGGTGTTCTGGTGGCGTTTGCCACTCTTGAACGCCATCACTTTACCCGTCGCCGTGATTTTAATCCGGCGAACAGCACTCTTTTTGGTCTTCATCTTCGGCATTGCTGCCTCCTTGGGCCAGGCGGACACCTTGTTGGCGGTGTCGTCTGGGGGTCTGGGCCGCGCCAACTTACACGGACGCTGTTGATATGCCTAGCCCCACTTGTGGCCAAGAAGAAACTATACAGGCCAGCGGCCAAGACAATCAAGCCGTCCCCGGGGCCGCACTGAGCCGATCCACTTTGTAACCTCGTCGGGGTTGACAGGTTTTGAACTCGGCTGTACTATTCCTAAGCGCCGGAAATCCGGCCAAGCACCAAGGTAACGCAGGGTAGAGCAGTCTGGTAGCTCGTCGGGCTCATAACCCGGAGGTCGCAGGTTCAAATCCTGTCCCTGCAACCAAAGTATGAAAAGACCTCAGTCGAATTGGCTGGGGTTTTTTGTTGGCTTCAGATTAGGATGTGCAGCTCATCAGGTTCCAGCGGCTTGAAGCGCGGACGAAACAGGTCGTAGGTGTTCTCGGCAATGCAGAGGCTGTGCGGCTCTTGGTTGCGCTGCCGAATACGCTCACGGGCCACGCTTTCGGGCGTGCTGAGCGCGTAGAGAATCAGCGGGACGCCGAGCTGCTCCGCTTCTGCCCGCAGGTCGTCACGCTCGCGGCGCGTCCAGAGACCCTCGTCGAGCACCACAGGCAGGCCCAGAGCGAGGGCGCGTGTCCAGTAGCGGCGCATCAACGCGTAGATGCGGAAGCGGTACTCGCTGAAAAGGGCTTCGGGTGGGTCTTGGCCGTAGAGCGTGACCATCCACTCGTCGCTGGAAAAGCGCAGGGCGGGCAACTCGGTTTCGAGTTGGCGAGCAAACGTGGTTTTGCCGCTGCCCAAAAAACCGTGCAGGGCGTGAATGGCGGGCGGCCCTTCTCCCTTCACCGCGCCGAGAGCGCTTGCTTCATTGCCAGAACGCCGCCTTCATACGCCTGCGCGTCCACCCCGTCCGAGCGCAGAAAACGAACTGCCAGGCTGCTGCGAATCCCCCGTTCACAAATCACCACCACCGGGCCGTCCGCCGAGGTGAGGCCGTGCTGGCCTTCTTCGATTTGCGCCAAACTCAGCATCCGGTGGGGATTGGAAATGAGTGAGCCGAGCGGCTCGACTTCGCGCAGTGCGGCGGCCCGCAGGTCAATGAAGAGGTGGGGAGGACTGGGATTCATCGCCAAAATCTTAGCGTACCGGGGTCAACTCGGGGCCTGTCACAATCGGCGCTCAGGTCTGGGCTATGCTGGAGTTTATGCAAGAAGTGAGTCCAAAAGAAGCTCAACGCCGCCTTCAACACGGCGCACTGCTGATCGACGTGCGCGAAGCCAACGAGTACGAAGAAGTTCACGCCGAGGGCGCACAGCTCATGGCGCTGAGCGAATTTGAGACGCGCTACGCCGAGTTGCCCAAAGACAAAGAACTGGTGCTGATCTGCCGCAGCGGCGCACGCAGCGGACGGGCCACCCAGTTTCTGCTCGATCACGGCTACAACAAGGCCGTCAACCTGACCGGCGGTACGATTGCTTGGCAAGACACCGGCCTGCCCACCCAAACAGGAGCAGTATGAGCGACGAAATCAGTAACGGTATCAATCCTGCCGCCGCGCCCGCTGCGGGTAACCTGCCCAACGAAGCGCAAATTTTGGAATCGCTGAAAGTCGTCAAAGACCCTGAAATTCCGGTGAACGTGGTGGACTTGGGCCTGATTTACGGCGTGGACATCAATGCCGAGGGCGTGGTGGACGTGACCATGACCCTGACCTCGGTCGGCTGCCCGGTGCAAGACCTGATTCGCTCGGACGCCGAGATGGCCGTGATGCGCCTAGACGGCGTCAATCGCGTCAACGTGGATTTTGTGTGGTCACCGCCCTGGAGCCCCGAGAAGATGACCGAAGACGGCAAGCGCCAGATGCGGATGTTCGGCTTTAACCTTTAACGGAAAAGAGTTCGCACCCAAATTCAAAAGTCGAAGTCTCCCCCGCCGAAGTGGTCGGGGGCTTTTTTTGCCAGTTCGCCTTTCCCCGCTGCCCAAAGCGTTACCCTGAGCGCCGTGCCGACTGATCTCCCCGCTCTGCAAACGCTTGGCCTCAGCCGCGCTTACGGCCCAGTCGTGGCTGCCGGTGGGGTGAGCCTCAGCCTACAGACAAGCCAGACGCTGGCCCTGCTCGGCCCGTCGGGAAGCGGCAAGAGCACGGTGCTGCGGATGGTGGCAGGCTTGGAGCGGCAAGACAGCGGCGAGGTGTGGATGGCGGGGCAAGACGTGAGCCGTGCGCCGCCGGAAGCCAGAAACCTGGGCCTCGTGTTTCAAGATTACGCCCTCTTTCCGCATCTGCGGGTGCTG contains:
- a CDS encoding tetratricopeptide repeat protein; this translates as MTPFDAPELSTDTEQTWSRILVLLDLGRPREAAAETTRALAHYPDNPTLWRLLSQIYTELDDFPQALNAAQRAVSLGPSDSHLHLRLGLALWNAQVQGLTFGRFRRWAKAWKAAEPALAAVHEALRLEPDNTDALASLSQLHLMMNQPKLAQTHAAAALHLEPQHRMAQLFLAQALLDLRQPTRAEHLLRALLADDPNFAPALNLLARVSLRQGRAEEAFAAALAAIRLDPANAAAQEQFRALVHEYLPFPFSRQSPAWRFIIVPQAMILVPVLGLGVWVRTLYRVRKLSPQMRAQIRRVRVYQVKWRTPLGLYLLFWAAIFLFVFALPHLPARLQPGLTEAAGFLVVAFSAGGVLWLIFLGVRSAYRWLRSFSR
- a CDS encoding 3'(2'),5'-bisphosphate nucleotidase CysQ family protein, which translates into the protein MTYAHERQIAEHLARQAGELLLKHRAAGFKVAYKTSKDDPVTVADTEASELIVAGLRAEFPEDGILSEELTDTAERLSKRRVWIIDPIDGTKEYVDGSPDFAVSIGLSVDGEAVLGVVNAPAHDALYSGVVGEGVFKNGEAAGFSARPPEQALISVSDTEFRRELHRYPLANLRPSGSIALKLALIAAGEADATFTMSPRSEWDIAAGMALIAAAGGQVTRRGGAQIHLNSPQPSIRQGLIGGRSDVVAWLETELHRLAVPEQQLGLVESDEAWALLSRAEQERLRGQSHLHIRHAAGQVVALVLLDADGRVLRSEGDALHLGVLTRDLTRVYGALS
- the aspS gene encoding aspartate--tRNA(Asn) ligase, which produces MTNPTEPTQTQPKLARTLTRDLGQLEGQMVKLQGFVHARRDLGGVQFVVLRDKTGLAQCVGSHLSLPLPESSVEILGTVKAHKKAPGGYEVQVESMKVLSAATQASPLEIPKMEWNVNPETMLDYRYVSLRGLRERAALKVQGEIVYAFHTYLRSQGFTEISTPKIVSAGAEGGANLFKLDYFGEQAYLAQSPQLYKQIMVGVFERVYEVAPVYRAEEHATSRHLNEYLSLDVEMGFIDDEDDVMELETGFLSFAMERLGESCAAEFELLGASIPKVPQRIPRITLMDARALVTEKFGHQVGGKDLDPEAERLLCQHYAETEGSDFVFVTKYPRAARPFYTHADHQEDGSLNPDLTRGFDLLFRGIEITSGGQRIHDHAMLMESIDAYKMNREAMSGYSEVFKYGMPPHGGFAIGAERLTAKLLGIANVRYARAFPRDRNRLTP
- a CDS encoding aminotransferase class V-fold PLP-dependent enzyme; the protein is MDNFTLFRTDLIGQDTVIRTPFGDRRVTYADHVASGRALRSSEAFIVERVLPLYANTHTDDSATGAMTTHLAHQACEYVKTQLGADKNCTLVWCGSGSTGAVKRLQEILGLAVPPTLLAKLRASFPPDERPVVFVGPYEHHSNEVTWRETLADVVEVPLCPRGGIDLDALRTLLKAPEYRSRQKIGSFSAASNVTGYLSDTRALARLLHAHGALAFFDFAACAPYLKIDMRSGRPDGYDAVFLSPHKFAGGPGTPGLLCFQNQIYPAGAPTTAGGGTVSYVSRTAHHFVEDIEAREDAGTPAILGKIRTALAFKAKERLGIDAIAEREHALISRAIARLRTHPRLQLLGNLDEPRLAVLSFLVRTEDSSMLHPRLVVRLLNDLFGIQSRGGCACAGPYGHALLNIDDQTSQRYMHCALGGLGGLKPGWTRLNFAPWTSEAEFLFLLSALEFVADFGERFVPLYDMDFHTGTWTHPADQPLPDLFDFPVPARQEGEVPYAAYLAQARELASTLRSPEARPIPPEVPGELVFFSY
- the lysS gene encoding homocitrate synthase, which gives rise to MTATDTPTDRVSAPPIQARSWAIIDSTLREGEQFARGNFKTDDKIEIAKALDAFGAEYIELTTPMVSAATAADIRKLASLNLKAKLLTHVRCAMDDVQRAVDTGVDGLDLLFGTSSFLREFSHGKNISQIIESAQTVIGWIKANHPNLELRFSAEDTFRSEEADLMAVYKAVSDLGVHRVGLADTVGVATPRQVYTLVREVRKVIHSECGIEFHGHNDTGCAISNAYEAVEAGATHIDTTILGIGERNGITPLGGFLARMFTLDPQGLIDKYNLDMLPQLDQMIARMVGLSIPWNNYLTGEFAYNHKAGMHLKAIYLNPGAYEAIPPEVFGVGRRIQAASKVTGKHAIAYKAREMGLHYGEDALRRVTDHIKALAEQDELDDAHLEKLLREWVSA
- a CDS encoding DUF1990 family protein gives rise to the protein MQLTRTTPAALSRVLKRVSSLNPTYSHIGVTLDPQTEMEQHTVLLGTGQATFERGKAALRSWQTHQSRWLRLYPDDQPPAEGQTVLVLLTGAGLCLAFGCRVVRVLDGVRQYGFAYGSLPGHPERGEELFVVEWHPDDRVTFSLSADSQPAHGFYRLGRPFGQLVRSLGTRQYLNSVRRAAQ
- a CDS encoding PhzF family phenazine biosynthesis protein, with amino-acid sequence MTDAPPTSYRVYAAPRTEGGKLVSLFTAAEGDLQAQAKQAGTPLSVFIEAADTGGAHLRVFTPLRDKGESDSAAIAALSHLQAAGQIADVSSVWMNGQEFPAQLCGGEWLLKQGDVSVSAAPGAAVSSLGLTFEYVQIASTNRPNLILEVPTLEALTSFQPDFEQIKQLGRATATTGLIVYTLEAERAEVSLRAFGPLKGFDEDAASSNMFACLVGALSVRGALPKDEPLVRGLQMMPGQPSRLSAQYLPQPSGASEVWVGGAARRLEP